From a single Kitasatospora sp. NBC_00458 genomic region:
- a CDS encoding glutamine synthetase family protein, with protein sequence MSTGTVATGRGESSAERAAAAAEEAGRPAGVTLPPRADRAERGERARAAAERLGAAGVEAVAVTWVDNAGIARVKAVPLTGLVHAAQWGVGTAPCFDVFLADDTIVSSPLAGGPTGDLRLYPDVDRLVPLAAQPGWAWAPGDRYTQGGAPHPGCQRLFARRMVAAAAERGLGLKAGIEVEWVVALDGPAEEEPRFPTAGPAYGMQRLTDLSGYLRDLLRALAGQGLSVLQIHPEYAAGQFEVSVAPEGPVEAADTSVLVRQTVRAVSARHGLRVSFAPVVVAGSVGNGGHLHLSLWRDGRNLARGGPGPHGLTAEAEGFLAGVLGALPELLVLGSSSPAGYLRLVPSHWAGAYQCWGLENREAALRLVTGSTGERSTAANAEVKCFDATANPYLAVGGVLAAGLAGLDRGLALPPESTGDPAQAEPGSVPRLPSAPAAALAAYQRSALLREALGEPLYEAVLAVRRAEGEQFADATPEQLVAATRWRY encoded by the coding sequence ATGAGCACCGGAACCGTGGCCACGGGGCGTGGCGAGTCCTCCGCCGAGCGGGCGGCCGCCGCCGCCGAGGAGGCCGGCCGCCCGGCGGGCGTCACACTGCCGCCGCGGGCCGACCGGGCGGAGCGCGGCGAGCGGGCCCGGGCCGCCGCCGAGCGGCTCGGCGCCGCCGGCGTCGAGGCGGTGGCCGTCACCTGGGTGGACAACGCGGGCATCGCCCGGGTCAAGGCCGTGCCGCTGACCGGGCTGGTGCACGCGGCGCAGTGGGGGGTCGGCACGGCGCCGTGCTTCGACGTCTTCCTGGCCGACGACACCATCGTCTCCAGCCCGCTGGCCGGCGGCCCCACCGGCGACCTCAGGCTCTACCCCGACGTCGACCGGCTCGTCCCGCTGGCCGCCCAGCCCGGCTGGGCCTGGGCGCCGGGCGACCGGTACACCCAGGGCGGCGCCCCGCACCCGGGCTGCCAGCGGCTCTTCGCCCGCCGGATGGTCGCGGCGGCGGCCGAGCGCGGGCTGGGCCTGAAGGCCGGGATCGAGGTCGAGTGGGTGGTCGCGCTGGACGGCCCCGCGGAGGAGGAGCCCCGCTTCCCGACGGCCGGCCCCGCCTACGGCATGCAGCGGCTCACCGACCTCTCCGGGTACCTGCGCGACCTGCTCCGCGCGCTCGCCGGCCAGGGGCTGAGCGTGCTCCAGATCCACCCCGAGTACGCGGCGGGCCAGTTCGAGGTCTCGGTCGCCCCCGAGGGCCCGGTCGAGGCCGCCGACACCTCGGTGCTGGTCCGGCAGACCGTCCGCGCCGTCTCCGCCCGGCACGGACTGCGGGTCTCCTTCGCCCCGGTGGTCGTGGCCGGCTCGGTCGGCAACGGCGGCCACCTCCACCTCAGCCTCTGGCGCGACGGCCGGAACCTCGCCCGCGGCGGCCCCGGCCCGCACGGGCTGACCGCCGAGGCCGAGGGCTTCCTGGCCGGCGTGCTCGGCGCGCTGCCCGAGCTGCTGGTGCTCGGCTCCTCCAGCCCGGCCGGCTACCTCCGGCTGGTCCCCTCCCACTGGGCCGGCGCCTACCAGTGCTGGGGGCTGGAGAACCGGGAGGCCGCGCTCCGGCTGGTCACCGGCTCCACCGGCGAGCGCTCCACCGCCGCCAACGCCGAGGTCAAGTGCTTCGACGCCACCGCCAACCCCTACCTGGCGGTCGGCGGGGTGCTCGCCGCGGGCCTCGCCGGGCTCGACCGCGGGCTCGCGCTGCCACCGGAGTCCACCGGCGACCCGGCGCAGGCCGAGCCCGGCAGCGTCCCCCGGCTGCCGAGCGCCCCGGCCGCGGCGCTCGCCGCGTACCAGCGCTCGGCGCTGCTCCGCGAGGCGCTCGGCGAGCCGCTGTACGAGGCCGTC